A region from the Carboxydocella sporoproducens DSM 16521 genome encodes:
- a CDS encoding transposase zinc-binding domain-containing protein, producing the protein MRAHEKENKQSIKIVDILKEHWERFLQIYGEKIPEDMRESVIEAVEKAIKCGDPKYGYAEYICTNCTGSEKKKVAFTCKSRFCNRCGKVYI; encoded by the coding sequence ATGAGAGCGCATGAGAAAGAAAATAAACAATCAATAAAAATAGTCGATATACTTAAAGAACATTGGGAACGGTTTCTCCAAATATACGGAGAAAAAATACCGGAAGATATGAGGGAGAGTGTAATTGAAGCGGTAGAAAAGGCAATAAAATGCGGGGACCCAAAGTACGGTTATGCAGAATACATATGTACTAATTGTACCGGGAGCGAGAAAAAGAAAGTAGCATTTACATGTAAGAGTAGATTTTGTAATCGATGTGGAAAAGTTTATATAGA
- the flgK gene encoding flagellar hook-associated protein FlgK, with amino-acid sequence MRSTFFGLEIARSAIQAQQRALDVTGHNIANANSPGYTRQEAVLGAKAPYTVPGMNRPTSPGQVGTGVAVEEIRRLRDGFIDAQIRTENKNLGYWEAKRDALQKIEVILNEPSDASLRNVLDQFWQAWQELSKNPESLAVRSVVRQRGIAVAETFNHLDQLYRELQSDLNDNIKVKVQDINSIAQQIAEINLQILPIEAQGDRANDLRDKRDLLLDKLAKIADIRISENKLGQVNVSIGGREIVTGSQVSLLQAVANPANNGFVDVVWADDRQPVRFSAGEIQGLLEARGYSDPSTGEFKGIIPELRKELDMMAKTIVEETNKLHRGGYDLTGNQNNNFFKPYVEGVYPPSGISLAQAMQVDDAILGSLNAIAAGNTPEAGDGENALEIAQLKHKQLMDLTKGQSGLLSTWQTEKPYATRADGLTTVAYSGTTNILGGLFNLADFQPNAALVFKQGDKSFTISITDGAGADALTPAGIVTVNDLLAKINSEALAQGMDLTASLVEKPPASGQYVLEVKAGSKGLDKQITIEERNFQGAATFGWANANVTGTVDDFYRSQLGKIGVDSQEASRMVENQQLLVDQLENRRQSLVGVSIDEEMTNLIRFQHGYNAAARLVTVIDEMLDKIINGMGVTR; translated from the coding sequence ATGCGGAGCACATTTTTTGGACTGGAGATAGCCCGTTCAGCCATCCAGGCCCAGCAGCGGGCCCTGGATGTAACCGGTCATAATATTGCCAATGCCAATTCCCCCGGCTATACCCGCCAGGAAGCGGTACTGGGGGCGAAAGCGCCCTATACGGTACCGGGGATGAATCGCCCCACTTCACCGGGTCAGGTAGGAACCGGGGTAGCAGTAGAGGAGATCCGGCGTTTGCGGGATGGCTTTATTGATGCCCAGATCCGCACAGAGAATAAAAACCTGGGCTACTGGGAAGCTAAACGGGATGCGTTGCAAAAAATCGAGGTCATACTGAATGAACCTTCTGATGCCAGTTTGCGCAATGTTCTGGATCAATTCTGGCAAGCCTGGCAGGAGCTGTCCAAAAATCCGGAGAGCCTGGCGGTGCGTTCTGTTGTCCGCCAGCGGGGGATAGCGGTGGCGGAAACCTTTAACCATCTGGACCAGCTCTACCGGGAGCTGCAGTCTGACCTGAATGATAATATCAAGGTCAAGGTACAGGATATCAACTCCATCGCCCAGCAGATTGCGGAAATTAACCTTCAAATCTTGCCAATTGAGGCTCAGGGAGACCGGGCCAATGACCTGCGGGACAAGCGGGATCTGCTGCTGGACAAACTGGCCAAAATCGCTGATATTCGCATCAGTGAAAATAAACTGGGTCAGGTAAATGTATCTATTGGCGGACGGGAGATCGTAACCGGCAGTCAGGTTTCCTTGCTGCAGGCGGTAGCCAATCCGGCCAATAATGGTTTTGTGGATGTGGTCTGGGCTGATGACCGGCAACCGGTCAGATTCAGTGCCGGGGAAATTCAGGGCTTGCTGGAGGCCCGGGGTTATTCCGATCCATCCACAGGTGAGTTCAAGGGGATTATTCCCGAGTTGCGGAAAGAACTGGATATGATGGCTAAAACCATTGTGGAAGAGACCAATAAGCTGCACCGGGGCGGTTATGACCTGACCGGAAATCAGAATAACAACTTCTTCAAACCCTATGTGGAAGGGGTGTATCCTCCCAGTGGAATTTCCCTGGCCCAGGCTATGCAGGTGGATGATGCCATTCTGGGCAGCCTCAATGCCATTGCGGCCGGCAACACTCCGGAAGCGGGGGATGGCGAAAATGCTCTGGAGATTGCTCAATTGAAACATAAACAGCTAATGGATTTGACCAAAGGTCAGAGCGGGCTGCTCAGCACCTGGCAGACAGAAAAGCCCTACGCCACCCGAGCCGATGGGCTCACAACAGTCGCTTATTCCGGCACAACTAATATCCTGGGCGGACTGTTTAATTTAGCGGATTTCCAGCCCAATGCAGCCCTGGTCTTTAAACAGGGTGACAAATCCTTTACTATCAGTATCACCGACGGCGCCGGGGCAGACGCCCTGACTCCGGCTGGAATAGTGACAGTCAATGATTTGCTGGCCAAAATCAACAGTGAGGCTCTGGCTCAAGGAATGGATCTGACAGCTTCTCTGGTGGAAAAACCCCCTGCCTCTGGCCAGTATGTACTGGAAGTAAAGGCAGGAAGCAAGGGGCTGGATAAACAAATCACCATTGAGGAGCGCAATTTCCAGGGGGCTGCTACCTTTGGCTGGGCCAATGCCAATGTAACTGGCACTGTGGATGATTTCTATCGCTCCCAGCTGGGGAAAATAGGGGTAGACAGCCAGGAAGCCAGCCGTATGGTGGAAAACCAGCAATTGCTGGTGGATCAGCTGGAAAACCGGCGCCAGTCCCTGGTCGGAGTGTCCATCGATGAAGAGATGACCAACCTGATCCGTTTCCAGCATGGCTATAACGCTGCTGCCCGGCTGGTGACGGTTATTGACGAAATGCTGGATAAAATAATTAATGGCATGGGGGTAACCCGATAG
- a CDS encoding DUF192 domain-containing protein — protein sequence MELINVTNQTQIASRVQIADTFWRRLVGLLDREKMAPGEALVIRPCQGVHTCFMRFPIDVIFLDDTNRIVHLITGMPPWRFSPVVREARAVVELPAGTIEQLGLRKGHVLRLLGRII from the coding sequence ATGGAACTGATCAATGTGACCAATCAAACCCAGATTGCCAGCCGGGTGCAAATAGCTGATACCTTCTGGAGGCGATTAGTTGGCCTTCTGGATCGCGAGAAGATGGCACCCGGGGAGGCCCTGGTTATCAGGCCCTGTCAGGGTGTGCATACCTGTTTCATGCGGTTTCCTATTGATGTAATTTTTCTGGATGATACCAATCGGATTGTGCATTTGATTACCGGCATGCCGCCCTGGCGCTTTAGCCCGGTAGTCAGGGAAGCAAGAGCGGTGGTGGAGTTGCCGGCAGGAACCATTGAACAGCTGGGCTTGAGAAAAGGACATGTGTTGCGCTTACTCGGAAGGATTATCTAA
- a CDS encoding GGDEF domain-containing protein, producing the protein MQRKVERNLWIITGVTSFPFVILALANPDKVVFPHLYILMAVAGIFNGLFVPFFLMRGEGNWLRYTLAIGGNLLISYFWINFTGGVESIFYPAFYLLPIVAATLYADFLGAMATALVAGGLSIYAKGQATGWKVTMWQDTRMLAQIVLFFLVAAIVGYLLKVQREQFRRNQKMNEELEIAYSQLMASHDQLQSYTNIIEKMNREMEQLAITDELTGLYNYRYFQMTLDKELKRNRHSSLTLIMLDIDDFKTYNDRYGHMMGDKMLAEVARTIKSLVREIDTVVRYGGEEFAVLLPATRSEEGFQVAEKLRQAIAALRVPTADGLQTSITVSAGISCFPVDSLNKSELISHADLALYRAKEDGRNLSRIYEKLQ; encoded by the coding sequence ATGCAGAGAAAGGTTGAGCGCAACCTGTGGATTATTACCGGGGTGACCAGTTTTCCTTTCGTTATTCTAGCTCTGGCCAACCCGGATAAGGTGGTATTTCCCCACTTATATATACTGATGGCAGTCGCCGGTATTTTCAACGGCTTATTTGTGCCATTCTTCTTAATGCGGGGGGAAGGTAACTGGTTGCGCTACACTCTGGCCATTGGGGGTAATTTGCTGATTTCATATTTCTGGATTAATTTTACCGGTGGGGTGGAAAGCATCTTTTATCCTGCCTTTTACCTGTTGCCGATTGTAGCAGCTACTTTGTATGCCGACTTCCTTGGCGCGATGGCAACAGCACTGGTAGCCGGTGGCTTATCTATTTATGCCAAAGGCCAGGCAACAGGCTGGAAGGTGACTATGTGGCAGGATACGCGGATGCTGGCCCAGATTGTGCTCTTTTTCCTGGTTGCCGCCATTGTTGGTTATCTTTTGAAAGTACAAAGGGAACAATTCCGCCGTAACCAGAAGATGAATGAGGAACTGGAAATCGCCTATAGTCAGCTGATGGCTTCCCACGACCAGTTACAGAGTTACACTAATATTATTGAGAAAATGAACCGGGAAATGGAGCAACTGGCCATTACCGACGAGCTGACCGGTTTATATAACTATCGTTATTTCCAGATGACACTGGATAAGGAATTGAAACGCAACCGTCATTCTTCTTTAACCTTGATTATGCTGGATATAGATGATTTCAAAACCTATAATGACCGCTACGGGCACATGATGGGTGATAAGATGCTGGCCGAGGTGGCCCGGACCATTAAAAGCCTGGTCCGGGAAATAGACACCGTAGTGCGCTATGGCGGGGAGGAATTTGCCGTTCTCCTGCCAGCCACCAGAAGTGAAGAAGGTTTCCAGGTGGCGGAAAAGCTGCGCCAGGCTATCGCGGCTTTAAGGGTGCCGACAGCAGATGGGTTGCAGACCAGTATCACCGTCAGTGCCGGGATTTCCTGTTTCCCGGTCGATAGCTTGAACAAGTCGGAATTGATCAGTCATGCTGACCTGGCCCTTTATCGGGCTAAAGAAGATGGACGAAATTTAAGCCGTATTTATGAGAAATTACAGTAA
- a CDS encoding ComF family protein: MGRLLRPVIKEIGRWLFPEELPCPFCGTVGMKWHPCPTCRRQYKLMRQQQHCPRCGRLGYQGLCPACQSKGYFQVARGTGPYGGIWQKVLYEFKYQGRRSLGWHMAHWLAETVLAEPGFKGSQLVVPVPVGPQKILERKFNQSAVLAEHLAWFLHLPVEEVLVRTRDTRPQSKLGRVARLYNLRDAFSLINPDVVRERKIILVDDVLTTGATAEECSRILLAAGAREVNVITWATGQGEVDENGTKKL; encoded by the coding sequence ATGGGTAGACTTTTACGTCCTGTTATTAAAGAAATAGGCCGCTGGCTGTTTCCCGAGGAATTACCCTGCCCTTTTTGCGGCACAGTAGGGATGAAATGGCATCCCTGTCCTACCTGTCGCCGCCAGTATAAACTGATGCGGCAACAACAGCACTGCCCCCGCTGCGGCCGCCTGGGCTATCAGGGATTGTGTCCGGCTTGCCAGAGCAAAGGCTATTTTCAGGTCGCCAGAGGTACTGGCCCTTATGGGGGGATATGGCAAAAAGTCCTCTATGAGTTCAAGTACCAGGGCCGTCGCTCTCTGGGCTGGCATATGGCCCACTGGCTGGCAGAAACGGTACTGGCGGAGCCTGGCTTTAAAGGCAGCCAGCTGGTAGTACCGGTACCTGTGGGACCGCAAAAAATCCTGGAGCGCAAGTTTAACCAGAGTGCTGTTCTGGCGGAGCATCTGGCCTGGTTTTTGCATTTACCGGTAGAGGAGGTTCTAGTGAGGACCAGGGATACCAGACCGCAGAGTAAACTGGGGCGGGTAGCCCGTTTATATAACCTGAGAGATGCTTTTAGTCTCATCAACCCTGATGTGGTAAGGGAGAGAAAGATAATCCTGGTGGATGATGTCTTAACCACGGGAGCGACAGCAGAGGAATGCAGTCGTATTTTACTTGCTGCAGGCGCCAGGGAGGTCAATGTCATCACCTGGGCTACTGGCCAGGGGGAGGTGGATGAAAATGGAACTAAAAAACTGTGA
- a CDS encoding DEAD/DEAH box helicase, with protein MKGEIQPAGRLLTTQELKKIGLTPQQAQALGAVRLKGEDEQGRCQRCGAVLTDPASCPLCRASHGWCEACANMGLITSCTDLWLFPAGELTPPQPAFKVKLDFTLTPFQKRAAAGILDWLRFSPEKQALLWAACGAGKTEVIFPALALTLNRGQRALLAVPRREIVVDLQERIKKAFPAVDLTFHYGGQPELARTGALVVATTHQVLRFRHCFALVIVDEVDAFPYRQDERLALGVERSLSPGGKMLTMTATPDLKDVERRRQARTLFYLPLRHHGQPLPEPEVRPDSREELLLCLKQAGPWLVFVASVREARELSNWLKEQGIAASGVWAADPAREEKIAALKTGQLQALVTTTLLERGITIPGVNVIVWRADRERIFERAALIQISGRVGRTADRPGGRVIWLAAQQTGAMREALESIRYLNRIGREGEGNG; from the coding sequence ATGAAGGGAGAAATCCAGCCGGCGGGACGATTGTTAACAACCCAGGAGCTGAAGAAAATCGGTTTAACACCCCAGCAGGCCCAGGCTTTAGGAGCGGTAAGACTGAAGGGGGAAGATGAGCAGGGCCGATGTCAGCGTTGCGGAGCAGTGTTAACTGATCCTGCTTCCTGCCCTCTTTGTCGGGCAAGCCATGGCTGGTGTGAGGCCTGTGCAAATATGGGATTAATTACTTCCTGCACGGACCTGTGGTTGTTTCCCGCCGGGGAGCTAACCCCACCACAACCTGCTTTCAAGGTAAAGCTGGATTTTACCCTGACTCCGTTTCAGAAGCGGGCAGCGGCGGGAATCCTGGACTGGTTGCGGTTTTCTCCGGAAAAACAGGCCCTGTTATGGGCCGCCTGCGGGGCGGGGAAAACGGAAGTAATATTCCCCGCCCTGGCCCTGACTTTGAACCGTGGTCAGCGGGCCTTACTGGCAGTACCGCGGCGGGAAATTGTGGTGGACCTGCAGGAACGGATTAAAAAGGCCTTTCCGGCAGTTGATCTCACCTTTCATTATGGGGGACAACCGGAACTGGCCAGAACGGGGGCTCTGGTGGTTGCTACCACCCATCAGGTGTTGCGCTTTCGCCATTGCTTTGCCCTGGTGATAGTCGATGAAGTAGATGCCTTTCCCTACCGTCAGGATGAACGGCTGGCGCTAGGAGTAGAGCGTTCTTTGTCGCCCGGTGGTAAAATGCTGACCATGACAGCTACTCCTGACCTTAAAGACGTGGAGAGAAGGCGGCAGGCGCGCACCCTCTTTTATTTGCCCCTGCGCCATCACGGGCAGCCGCTGCCGGAACCGGAAGTACGCCCTGATAGCCGGGAGGAATTGTTGCTCTGCCTGAAGCAGGCGGGGCCCTGGCTGGTGTTCGTGGCTTCGGTTCGCGAGGCCCGGGAGTTAAGCAACTGGTTAAAGGAACAGGGAATTGCCGCCAGTGGGGTATGGGCGGCGGACCCGGCGCGGGAGGAGAAAATAGCCGCCCTGAAGACAGGGCAATTGCAGGCCCTGGTAACTACCACCTTGCTGGAAAGGGGAATAACCATTCCTGGCGTAAATGTAATAGTCTGGCGAGCTGACCGGGAAAGGATTTTTGAACGGGCAGCCTTGATTCAGATCAGTGGCCGGGTGGGCCGTACTGCCGACCGCCCCGGCGGTCGGGTAATCTGGCTGGCAGCACAGCAAACGGGGGCAATGCGGGAGGCCCTGGAGAGTATTAGATACTTGAACCGAATAGGCAGGGAAGGTGAAGGAAATGGGTAG
- a CDS encoding GGDEF domain-containing protein: MKRHTSPWFAVYGLMMILLGAAALGLMLPGLKADDWQSYVILLAMGMFLEWFVISTPNGDFSLSFVLVFVTFILFGTPATVWISALATVFARGIVNHGHSMKTVLFNGAQYALSALLAGIVYEQAGGQIAPQADKLMASNWLPLAAYVVTYFVTNHLLVNIYAAREQARALYPYWRDVFKLELFTCALSICLGALTVLLYRVIGSAGVFLLLGLIILVNALLKTYFELGLAHRELKALHEIALQASLTLKTGELLHKILHQALKVVKYHTAIIYLWREELEQLVPQVVISNNPNYKAWLENNTVEAGDGLIGQVVRTRQTVIVYDCKRDKLIRRMPGIYQIMRSLLILPMVADDKLVGVMVLGKREPFGFKENQKQLLTIMAGQAALATERALLYEKIENMAITDGLTCIYNHRYFYTRLEEEFQRAKRYHHPFSLLLLDVDHFKKFNDTYGHQAGDKVLQRVAKVLTRETRRSDVVARYGGEEFAVLLPNTELSNAVRLANRIRLAIKGEPVEIGSNRPLVSVTVSIGVAQAPVHGHEPGELIEAADRALYHAKGAGRNRVSTAEEAEEVD; encoded by the coding sequence ATGAAGCGGCATACGAGCCCCTGGTTTGCCGTGTACGGCCTGATGATGATTTTGCTGGGAGCAGCAGCTCTGGGGCTGATGCTACCGGGGCTGAAAGCTGATGACTGGCAGTCCTATGTTATTCTGCTGGCCATGGGCATGTTTCTGGAGTGGTTTGTGATTTCTACACCAAATGGGGACTTTTCCCTGAGTTTTGTGCTGGTGTTTGTGACATTTATCCTCTTTGGCACTCCCGCTACAGTTTGGATTTCAGCGCTGGCTACGGTTTTCGCCCGGGGGATTGTCAATCACGGCCATTCCATGAAAACGGTTTTGTTTAATGGCGCTCAATATGCCCTTTCGGCTTTGCTGGCCGGGATTGTCTATGAACAGGCAGGCGGCCAGATAGCGCCTCAGGCGGACAAGTTGATGGCCTCCAACTGGTTACCGCTGGCGGCGTATGTTGTAACCTATTTTGTAACCAACCATCTGCTGGTCAATATCTATGCGGCCAGAGAACAGGCTCGGGCCCTTTATCCCTACTGGCGGGATGTATTCAAACTGGAGCTGTTTACCTGTGCTCTTTCCATCTGCCTGGGGGCACTAACAGTATTGCTCTATCGGGTAATCGGCAGTGCTGGTGTTTTTTTGCTGTTAGGGCTGATTATTCTGGTCAATGCCCTGTTGAAAACTTATTTTGAACTGGGACTGGCTCACCGTGAGTTAAAGGCATTGCATGAAATTGCCTTACAGGCTTCGCTGACTCTGAAAACCGGGGAGCTATTGCATAAAATTTTACATCAGGCACTGAAGGTGGTAAAATATCATACAGCAATTATTTATCTCTGGCGGGAGGAGCTGGAACAACTGGTTCCCCAGGTAGTGATCAGCAATAATCCCAATTACAAAGCCTGGTTGGAAAATAATACCGTTGAAGCCGGGGATGGCCTAATTGGCCAGGTTGTGCGTACCCGGCAAACGGTAATTGTTTATGATTGCAAACGGGATAAGCTGATCCGACGCATGCCGGGGATCTACCAGATTATGCGCTCTCTCCTGATTTTACCCATGGTAGCTGATGATAAACTGGTAGGTGTGATGGTACTGGGTAAGAGAGAGCCCTTTGGCTTTAAAGAAAACCAGAAACAATTGCTGACCATCATGGCAGGGCAGGCAGCCCTGGCCACGGAGAGGGCCCTGCTTTATGAAAAAATCGAAAATATGGCCATAACCGATGGCTTAACCTGCATATATAATCACCGTTATTTTTATACCCGGCTGGAGGAAGAATTTCAACGGGCCAAGCGCTATCATCATCCTTTTTCCCTGTTGCTGCTGGATGTGGATCATTTCAAGAAATTCAATGATACTTACGGGCATCAGGCCGGAGACAAGGTGTTGCAGCGGGTAGCAAAAGTACTGACCCGGGAAACCAGAAGGTCGGATGTGGTAGCGCGATATGGGGGCGAAGAATTTGCTGTGCTCCTGCCCAACACAGAACTGTCCAATGCCGTGCGGCTGGCCAACCGGATTCGACTGGCAATTAAGGGAGAACCGGTGGAGATCGGCAGCAACCGCCCGCTGGTGAGTGTCACTGTCAGTATTGGGGTAGCACAGGCGCCCGTTCATGGCCACGAACCAGGGGAGCTGATTGAAGCTGCTGACCGGGCCCTCTATCATGCCAAAGGGGCAGGGAGAAATAGGGTTAGTACTGCTGAGGAAGCAGAGGAGGTAGATTAA
- the flgL gene encoding flagellar hook-associated protein FlgL yields MRVTNQMMINTFRRNLSSSMREMDRLQEQLSSGRQINRPSDDPVGLTYALRLRTNLTENDQYQRNVSDGLTWLENTDSALNEAGQALQRARELAVYGANGTHSQESLDAIAREVAQIRQHLEAVANTEVAGRYLFAGTKTTTKPYDNGTWQGNTAVMKYEIGPGVTVPVNVSGAEVFGDNTDSVFKALSDLESKLLAGDTAGVSAQIGVIDQWLNKNQSIRAEVGARTNRFQLAQSRLEDGYINFSTLLTKTEDIDTAKVITELKMQEEVYRSALAAGARIIQPTLVDFLR; encoded by the coding sequence GTGCGCGTAACTAACCAGATGATGATCAATACCTTCCGTAGAAATCTCAGCAGCAGTATGCGGGAAATGGACCGCCTGCAGGAACAGCTGTCCAGTGGCCGCCAGATCAACCGCCCTTCTGATGATCCGGTAGGTTTAACCTATGCCCTGCGGCTGCGGACCAATCTGACGGAAAATGACCAGTATCAGAGGAATGTTTCTGACGGCCTGACCTGGCTGGAAAATACAGATAGCGCCTTGAATGAGGCCGGCCAGGCTTTACAGCGGGCCCGCGAGCTCGCCGTCTATGGGGCCAATGGAACCCATAGCCAGGAGTCCCTGGATGCCATTGCCAGGGAGGTGGCTCAGATCCGCCAGCACCTGGAGGCGGTGGCCAATACGGAGGTAGCCGGCCGCTATCTCTTCGCCGGCACCAAAACTACTACTAAGCCCTATGACAATGGGACCTGGCAGGGCAATACAGCGGTGATGAAATATGAAATCGGTCCGGGAGTTACGGTGCCGGTGAATGTTAGCGGGGCCGAGGTGTTTGGAGATAATACCGACAGTGTGTTTAAGGCGCTATCAGATTTGGAAAGCAAACTGCTGGCAGGGGACACGGCCGGAGTGTCGGCCCAGATTGGGGTTATTGACCAGTGGCTGAACAAAAATCAGTCGATTCGGGCTGAAGTAGGAGCGCGGACCAATCGTTTTCAACTAGCCCAAAGCCGACTGGAAGATGGTTATATAAACTTCAGCACGCTTTTAACCAAGACTGAGGATATAGACACTGCCAAAGTAATAACTGAGCTTAAAATGCAGGAAGAAGTTTATCGGTCAGCTCTGGCGGCCGGGGCCAGGATTATTCAGCCTACATTAGTGGACTTTTTGCGCTAA
- the flgM gene encoding flagellar biosynthesis anti-sigma factor FlgM — MIISNQQIQYILKAYGQKPVNKPGTVKTGGTAAGEGRDQAQLSPEAKALQAALAAVKEAPEVREEKVAELREAVRSGTYNVSAQEIADKMLGRLLVDELV, encoded by the coding sequence ATGATAATCTCCAACCAGCAAATTCAATATATTTTAAAAGCCTATGGTCAAAAACCTGTCAATAAACCGGGAACAGTTAAAACTGGCGGAACGGCAGCCGGGGAGGGGCGGGACCAGGCCCAGCTTTCTCCGGAGGCGAAAGCGCTGCAAGCTGCCCTGGCGGCAGTAAAAGAGGCACCGGAGGTCAGGGAGGAAAAAGTGGCGGAATTGAGGGAAGCCGTTCGTTCCGGTACTTATAACGTGTCAGCGCAAGAGATTGCCGATAAAATGCTGGGACGGTTACTGGTAGACGAGTTGGTCTAG
- a CDS encoding flagellar protein FlgN, protein MATAAGVLQELTQVLAGQRDVYGRLLSLAREKQEALVRGDLPVIEQIVAQEEQLVVQVGKLEEARNQLVEALATELGLEDRQLTISKLLELGAGDTSRLQGIAAELTHVLEDLGKVNEQNKQLLQQSLKYLDFTVNLLAGQEDLPVYHGKEGNNPGERPPARLFDKKV, encoded by the coding sequence ATGGCAACAGCAGCCGGGGTTCTGCAGGAATTGACACAGGTGCTGGCCGGGCAGAGGGATGTCTACGGCCGGCTTTTGTCATTGGCCAGAGAAAAACAGGAAGCGCTGGTGAGAGGGGATTTGCCGGTTATTGAGCAAATCGTGGCTCAGGAAGAACAGCTAGTGGTTCAGGTTGGAAAATTGGAGGAAGCCCGCAATCAACTGGTGGAAGCGCTGGCAACTGAACTGGGGCTGGAAGACCGGCAGCTTACTATTTCCAAACTGCTGGAACTGGGGGCTGGGGATACTTCCCGCCTGCAGGGGATTGCAGCGGAGCTGACCCATGTCCTGGAGGACCTGGGCAAAGTGAATGAACAAAACAAACAACTGTTGCAACAGTCCTTGAAGTACCTGGACTTTACCGTTAACCTGCTGGCCGGGCAGGAGGATTTGCCGGTCTATCATGGCAAAGAGGGAAATAACCCGGGAGAGCGGCCCCCGGCGCGATTATTTGACAAGAAGGTGTGA
- the codY gene encoding GTP-sensing pleiotropic transcriptional regulator CodY, giving the protein MGSLLQKTRAMNRLIQKTAGQPVDFWEMARVLARLTETRFWIIGRRGKLLGWSDATGSGVNPLEAYIEADGHLQDALNEQFLNYNRTEITAGGQEGWVRAIVPVFGGGDRLGTLICEKEGQEFTDDDLILAEYAATITGIEIMRLKNERLEKDTRDRVAIQTAMEVLSYSEIEALRFIFRDLAGEEGFVVASKLAEKYHLTRSVIVNALRKLESARVIDSRSLGMKGTYIKVLNPYLLDYLRLHDPMEAEEE; this is encoded by the coding sequence GTGGGAAGTCTGTTACAAAAGACCAGAGCGATGAATCGTCTCATCCAAAAAACAGCAGGTCAGCCGGTGGATTTCTGGGAGATGGCCCGCGTGCTAGCCCGGTTGACGGAAACGCGATTCTGGATTATTGGCCGGCGCGGTAAGCTGCTGGGGTGGTCAGATGCTACCGGGAGTGGGGTAAACCCTCTGGAAGCATATATTGAAGCTGATGGCCATCTGCAGGATGCCTTAAATGAACAATTCCTCAATTATAACCGGACCGAAATAACCGCTGGTGGCCAGGAAGGCTGGGTTAGAGCAATTGTCCCGGTTTTCGGTGGTGGTGACCGACTGGGGACCCTGATCTGTGAAAAGGAAGGTCAGGAATTCACTGATGATGATCTGATCCTGGCTGAATATGCTGCAACTATTACCGGAATTGAAATCATGCGCCTGAAAAATGAGCGTCTGGAAAAAGACACCAGAGATCGGGTGGCTATTCAGACAGCTATGGAAGTTTTGTCCTATTCGGAAATTGAGGCATTACGCTTTATTTTCCGTGATCTGGCCGGGGAAGAAGGGTTTGTGGTAGCCAGCAAACTGGCGGAAAAATACCATTTAACCCGTTCCGTGATCGTCAATGCCCTGCGCAAGCTGGAAAGCGCCCGGGTTATTGATTCCCGCTCCCTGGGTATGAAAGGTACATACATCAAGGTATTAAACCCCTACCTGCTGGATTATTTGCGTTTACATGACCCCATGGAAGCCGAGGAGGAGTAA